A single region of the Bacteroidales bacterium genome encodes:
- a CDS encoding C25 family cysteine peptidase, with protein sequence MNKYILFFLCIFFSYIVRSQFGNEWIDFNRKYYKIPIATSGIYRITYNTLVNAGIPVSTLDPRQFQIFARGKEIPIYVHGENDGVFHSSDYIEFYGKANDAWLDTAVYFNSEPPNREISLFSDTIFYFLTWNPTGINNRRLTLETDRNFTGYQSEQYVFYRVRQNYYSTYYDGETDYYGITDMRYTEVEGWFDAPMSINPATPGQPQIYSKQVMTPYAYTTGPPTRVQIRLCGASNYAMANPDHHIRITFLNQTIDTTFEGYVKVTFNRSISSLLLNNQNTFIFELPADLPTNADRIALSFIEVTYPRQLHLGNGNIMSFIAPAKTTAKSYFQFTGLNAIATDTVLVYDLTNHRRILTQRVGSNVSFLSANTGAERIMFLFANSAVNYVTSIVPVNKNTTTPGFFTDFSVDPHKRANVLMITHRSLWDAVNEYATYRQSTGYQVGVIDVLELYDQFAYGIPKHPLAIRNFVRFVLAHYDDTIRAIYLIGKGFRAGGTSYNYRFNQQANIGTLLPSFGNPPSDILFVSDLGLGPYAPIIPIGRISAKNSSDVLNYLQKVKDYEFEKNKPYDPSNPTEKEWMKKVLHFAGGSNVSEAQMLLSFLNVFRDSISGPFYGGEVTTFTKTSTAPIQQSWSDSIKNLVNRGVSIMNFFAHGAGFGYDISIDDPSAYTNYKRYPFFIANSCYSGDLFQLTPTASESFVLIPNKGAIGYLASSSKSFASYLFIYSRELVGRIAHRNYGDPIGKIIQKTIQSVQYYDNSLYLRDICFGMTLHGDPLILLGGITMPDFLMTPSQVTFVPTQITTDLDSFTVKIVAKNIGRAIEDSIVVEIERIYPDQSSDIVRRKIKAPYFNDTLDIKLAVQPVIGSGLNQLRVTLDAYLQVSESNELNNTANVSFLIISSDAVPIYPYEYAVIPDTIVTLIASTVHPMASAASYVFQIDTIDTFDSPFLKESPVITQTGGILSWTLPFPMTAMPDSTVYYWRVMKVGTGNWRESSFQFIPNKRGWGQAHFFQFKNDDYTYVSFNRPQRRFDFVNTIVTISAQTGYYPHIPWSEEWYKINGALKGQWSCTNYNGHGMKFAVFDTIGVNPWVNVDPDHDGLGPYEALNCRAYPYYDFDFYTTDSLWLERMRRFIDTIPHGYYVLAFSHRNHNAQNYPEELYQAFESIGSMIIRTLPNHHPYIIFGRKGYYNQAQESVGSSMTSIIHGEWNIPTRWKEGHIKSTRIGPAYSWGSLHWRVRSYEAGIWTDSVRLYVLGVKAGGMVDTLIGPLPPISDSMDIYNLSSRIDAQIYPYLHLLITMKDESLHTPAQMVRWQVLYEPVPETAIDPQAHFHFLSSKVQEGDTVRFGIATRNISPVDFPDSLRVSYFLRRNGQVQLLSHKVLRKHPAGDVLIDSIKFSTKGMAGMNSVWVEFNPINPYTGTYYQLEQYHFNNLLEVQFEVDKDRINPILDVTFDGVHILDGDIVSAKPNIEIFLKDENKYLLLTDTSCIRVYLQRKGEELRPVYFMEGGVQKMFFYPPSSSKQNIARVVYPAGPLADGEYKLIVQARDMSGNESGFYDYEINFQVINKPAITHIMNWPNPFSTKTHFVFTLTGSQVPEDIRIQIMTITGRVVREITREELGPIHIGRNITSYAWDGRDQFGEQLANGVYLYRVIVRLNGKSIDHISTEADKYFTHEFGKMVLIR encoded by the coding sequence ATGAATAAGTATATATTATTTTTTTTATGTATTTTTTTTAGTTACATTGTACGATCGCAATTTGGAAATGAATGGATCGATTTTAACAGAAAGTATTACAAAATACCCATTGCAACATCAGGAATTTATCGAATTACTTACAATACCCTAGTCAACGCTGGTATACCTGTTTCAACACTTGATCCGAGGCAATTTCAAATTTTTGCACGTGGTAAAGAAATTCCCATTTATGTTCATGGAGAAAATGATGGTGTTTTTCATTCGAGTGATTACATAGAATTTTATGGTAAAGCCAATGATGCATGGTTAGACACTGCAGTTTACTTTAATAGCGAACCGCCCAATCGTGAAATTAGTCTTTTCTCAGATACCATTTTTTATTTTCTTACATGGAATCCAACTGGTATAAACAACCGACGACTTACGTTAGAAACAGACCGTAATTTTACAGGTTATCAATCTGAACAATATGTTTTCTATCGCGTTCGACAGAATTATTATTCTACATATTATGATGGGGAGACTGATTATTATGGTATTACAGATATGCGATATACCGAGGTAGAAGGTTGGTTTGACGCGCCAATGTCAATCAATCCCGCTACGCCTGGTCAACCTCAAATCTATTCAAAGCAGGTCATGACACCGTATGCATATACCACTGGTCCTCCGACAAGGGTTCAAATACGTCTCTGTGGAGCCTCCAATTATGCTATGGCTAATCCAGATCATCACATCAGAATTACTTTTTTAAATCAAACCATTGACACAACTTTTGAGGGTTATGTGAAAGTTACATTTAATCGATCTATATCATCTCTTCTTTTGAACAATCAAAATACATTTATTTTTGAACTGCCTGCAGATTTGCCAACCAATGCTGATCGGATTGCTCTGAGTTTTATTGAGGTAACATATCCTCGTCAACTTCACTTAGGAAACGGTAATATTATGAGTTTTATTGCTCCGGCCAAAACAACAGCTAAATCATATTTTCAGTTCACTGGTTTAAATGCAATAGCAACCGATACTGTACTGGTATATGATTTAACGAATCACAGAAGAATACTTACTCAACGCGTTGGATCGAATGTCTCTTTTCTTTCAGCTAACACGGGTGCTGAAAGGATCATGTTCTTGTTTGCTAATTCAGCTGTGAATTACGTAACTAGCATTGTTCCGGTTAATAAGAATACGACCACACCTGGTTTTTTCACTGATTTTTCCGTTGATCCGCACAAAAGAGCTAATGTTTTAATGATTACTCATCGCAGCTTGTGGGATGCCGTAAATGAGTATGCCACCTACAGGCAGAGTACCGGCTATCAAGTAGGAGTGATTGATGTGCTTGAGTTGTACGATCAGTTTGCTTATGGCATACCCAAACACCCACTTGCTATCAGAAATTTTGTAAGGTTTGTTTTAGCACATTATGACGACACTATACGGGCAATTTATCTGATCGGAAAAGGTTTCCGAGCGGGTGGCACGTCGTACAATTATCGTTTCAACCAACAAGCAAACATTGGAACATTGTTACCTTCATTTGGAAATCCACCCTCGGATATTTTATTTGTGTCAGATCTTGGTTTAGGACCTTATGCTCCTATTATTCCCATTGGAAGAATTAGTGCTAAGAATTCATCTGATGTGCTTAATTATTTGCAGAAAGTAAAGGATTATGAATTTGAAAAAAATAAACCTTATGACCCCAGTAATCCAACTGAAAAAGAGTGGATGAAAAAAGTATTACATTTTGCTGGTGGTAGTAATGTCTCAGAAGCCCAAATGTTATTAAGCTTTTTAAATGTTTTTCGCGATTCAATCTCAGGACCTTTTTATGGTGGGGAGGTGACTACATTTACAAAAACATCGACAGCTCCCATTCAACAAAGTTGGAGTGATAGTATAAAAAACCTGGTTAATCGTGGAGTTTCTATCATGAACTTTTTTGCTCATGGAGCTGGTTTCGGTTATGACATTAGCATCGACGACCCTTCAGCGTACACCAACTATAAGCGTTATCCTTTTTTTATTGCTAATAGTTGTTACTCTGGCGATTTATTTCAACTCACTCCTACAGCTAGTGAAAGCTTTGTGTTGATTCCCAATAAAGGAGCGATAGGTTATTTAGCGAGCAGTTCTAAATCCTTTGCATCGTATCTATTTATTTATTCAAGAGAGTTGGTGGGAAGGATAGCCCATCGCAATTATGGTGACCCTATAGGAAAAATTATTCAGAAGACTATACAATCGGTTCAATACTATGACAATTCTCTTTATCTGCGCGATATATGTTTTGGAATGACTTTACATGGTGATCCACTTATTTTGCTAGGTGGAATTACCATGCCTGATTTTTTAATGACTCCTTCTCAAGTAACTTTTGTTCCTACTCAGATCACAACTGATTTGGATTCATTCACAGTTAAAATTGTTGCAAAAAACATAGGTCGAGCTATAGAAGATTCTATCGTTGTTGAAATAGAAAGAATTTACCCTGATCAAAGTTCAGATATTGTTCGTAGAAAAATTAAAGCTCCCTATTTTAATGACACATTGGATATAAAACTAGCTGTTCAACCAGTGATTGGATCAGGATTAAATCAATTGCGAGTAACACTGGATGCTTACCTTCAGGTATCGGAATCGAATGAACTCAACAACACGGCGAATGTATCTTTTTTAATCATTTCTAGTGATGCAGTGCCCATATACCCCTATGAATATGCAGTCATTCCTGATACGATAGTTACCTTAATTGCTAGTACAGTACATCCCATGGCTTCTGCAGCTTCTTATGTTTTTCAAATAGATACCATAGATACTTTTGATAGTCCATTTTTAAAGGAAAGTCCAGTTATTACTCAAACTGGAGGTATTTTATCATGGACACTACCTTTTCCCATGACAGCCATGCCAGACAGTACTGTATATTATTGGAGAGTTATGAAAGTTGGCACTGGTAATTGGCGCGAAAGTTCATTTCAGTTTATTCCCAACAAAAGAGGTTGGGGTCAAGCTCATTTTTTTCAGTTTAAAAACGATGATTATACTTATGTTTCATTTAACAGGCCTCAGCGTAGATTTGATTTTGTTAATACCATCGTTACTATAAGTGCTCAAACTGGTTATTATCCCCATATACCATGGTCAGAAGAATGGTATAAAATCAATGGAGCTTTGAAAGGACAATGGTCTTGCACCAATTACAACGGTCATGGGATGAAATTTGCTGTTTTTGACACGATAGGCGTCAATCCTTGGGTAAACGTTGATCCAGATCATGATGGTCTTGGACCATACGAAGCTCTCAATTGTAGAGCTTATCCTTACTATGATTTTGATTTTTATACCACCGATTCACTGTGGTTGGAACGAATGAGAAGATTTATAGATACCATTCCCCATGGTTATTATGTATTAGCTTTTAGCCATCGTAACCATAATGCACAAAATTACCCTGAAGAATTATATCAGGCTTTTGAGAGCATCGGAAGCATGATCATACGAACACTGCCAAATCATCATCCTTACATCATTTTTGGAAGAAAAGGTTACTATAATCAAGCTCAAGAAAGTGTAGGGAGTTCCATGACAAGCATTATTCATGGGGAATGGAACATTCCTACACGATGGAAGGAGGGTCATATCAAGTCAACTCGAATTGGTCCTGCTTATTCTTGGGGCAGCTTACATTGGCGTGTTAGAAGCTATGAAGCGGGCATATGGACCGATTCGGTAAGATTGTATGTTTTAGGTGTAAAAGCAGGAGGTATGGTGGATACCCTTATTGGTCCTCTACCTCCAATCTCTGATTCCATGGATATTTACAATTTATCTTCTCGCATTGATGCCCAAATATATCCATATTTGCACCTTCTTATAACAATGAAGGACGAATCTTTGCATACGCCAGCTCAAATGGTGAGATGGCAAGTTTTGTATGAACCTGTGCCAGAGACCGCCATCGACCCGCAAGCTCATTTTCATTTCCTTTCCAGTAAAGTTCAAGAAGGTGATACTGTTCGTTTTGGTATTGCCACAAGAAATATCAGTCCAGTAGACTTTCCTGATTCCTTACGTGTTTCTTATTTCTTGAGAAGAAACGGACAAGTTCAACTGCTTTCCCATAAAGTTCTTCGAAAGCATCCTGCAGGTGATGTTTTAATTGATTCGATCAAATTTTCTACTAAAGGCATGGCTGGCATGAATTCAGTCTGGGTCGAATTTAATCCAATTAATCCATATACAGGCACGTACTATCAATTAGAACAATATCATTTTAACAACTTACTGGAGGTTCAATTTGAAGTTGACAAAGATAGAATTAACCCAATATTGGACGTAACTTTTGATGGTGTTCATATCCTGGATGGCGATATTGTCAGTGCAAAACCAAATATTGAAATTTTTCTCAAAGACGAAAACAAATATCTTCTACTGACTGATACGAGTTGTATTCGTGTATATCTTCAAAGGAAAGGTGAAGAGCTTAGGCCAGTTTATTTTATGGAGGGGGGAGTACAAAAAATGTTTTTTTATCCGCCCTCATCCTCTAAGCAAAACATAGCACGAGTAGTTTATCCTGCAGGACCTTTAGCAGATGGAGAGTATAAACTGATCGTTCAGGCGAGAGATATGAGTGGGAATGAAAGTGGTTTTTATGATTATGAAATAAATTTTCAAGTTATCAACAAGCCTGCTATTACGCATATTATGAATTGGCCTAATCCTTTCAGCACAAAAACACATTTTGTTTTTACTCTTACAGGTTCACAAGTCCCTGAAGATATTCGTATTCAAATCATGACCATTACGGGACGAGTTGTCCGAGAGATTACACGTGAAGAGTTAGGCCCCATTCATATTGGTCGAAATATAACTTCCTATGCGTGGGATGGGAGAGATCAATTTGGTGAACAACTTGCTAATGGCGTCTATCTTTATAGGGTTATTGTTCGTCTTAATGGGAAATCCATCGATCACATATCTACTGAAGCCGACAAGTATTTTACTCATGAATTCGGGAAAATGGTATTAATTCGATAA